AAACTTAAAAAACTTACCAAAATGAGATACGTCATCACCTAATGGTAATTTAACTGATTGTCTTTTATCTTTTTCTACTATTTCTACACTTCCATAACTTTCATGCATGGGCTTTCCTATAATACGATGCGTTCCATTTTCTCTTTTATCTTCATCTTGCTAAAAGTAATTCAAAATTGCCTTTGGAATATCAAATTAAACGTTATTGTAAATTACATCTTACATACATACCACTACTGAAGCATAATGAATGGAGAATCCATACATTGGATTATACCATATGTCTGATCTGAAATCTAATTAGTCAATTATTAAGTGTATTACAATCATGGTAGTACTCCTGATATTAATACTCTTGAAAACTCAACCATGAAATTCAAGATCATCGTATTCAACGGAGAGTGCAGTTGAAGTAATCCCTCCAGTATAACACATTCCCTGCATGGTGTCAAAATGGGCTTTACTAAATGGATTAATTAATCTTACTATAGTTCGTGGTGCGCATACCTGAAATTATTTACTCGTTTTTTTCATTGAAGTCATGCTGTAGTATATATGATACACTTACTGTCAATATTCCACTTGATTTATCTATGGACATAGAACTGCCAAACCAGCCCTTTTGCTGTTCAATAATCATGTGCATCTTAAGCCGAGATATATATCCCACTTTATACTTAAGTTCCTTTGGTTTTACTTGCGTACATGACGAGTTGTCGTTAATTGTACAGCGGAAAACAACACCAGGTTCATATGGTTGCTTGGTGGATGATGAAAAATTTCCTTTTGGAGCCCCCATTAGCAACCTTTCATGATTCCattattacacaaaattaaaCCATTAAAAACAGGTTTAAATTAACCatttaaaaacagttttatgAAAGCAACAAAACAAGAGTTACCAAGATGTATTGTTAACCGGATCATGGTACAAATACACTGTATAACCGACATAACTATTTCTAAACTTATCCGTACTGTAATACATACGAACAAACTTTCTATCTACATTGTATCCGCACGTTAGCGAgatgaataaaagaaatatcagCTTCATTTTGTGTTTATGTTCCTCTACGCAAAGAATTACAATGCCGTGAAATTTAAAGAATACAGGAAGGCAGGAGATAAAGCAGCCGCTATTATAATTATCAGCATGACATAGTTGAATGATGACTAACAAGTTATTCATCTTGTTAGATATATCCTGGAATTACAGGCGACTGATTGTGAGatcgaaattttattcttctgtcGACGTGTATAGGTTTTCTCAGATACATTTTTTCAGTTTAAAGCGAATTTTTCAGCAGCTCTAATTATCGACGAGTTCGGAcactgaaatttattaaatttctatgtaCTTTTCATGTAATGAACAGAATTGTTGAAGAACAAAAAACAATACCCCAACTTGATTTTGCAAATCCACGGCTTTTGGCATTTGACGAACAAGTTCTTCCATTCTACTCTTGATATTAGGATGAGTCATTAAAAACGTCGGCATCTCATATTTACTTTGTCCAGTAAGGTCTAAATACTTTTTCATATTCTTCCAAAAAGTTAAAACCTCTTTTAAGTTAATACAACTCTGGAAATGTGTAAACTATTGAAGTGACAAATAAACAATGGTTTTGATGGATGTATAGAACAGATCACATACTCTAGCAGATAACTGAAGTCCAACAATATCAGCTTCCATTTCTTTTCGCCTCATGTATGGTAAAGAAAGGAACACATTATACAGAAAGTTAGTTTCTAGATAAAGTAAAATTGCTTTCCAAGAGGAATGGCATGCCCACATAAGAAATAGTGGTATAACAAATACAGCAGTCATCAGTACTTTATAGGAATACCGTTCAATCTAGAAAGAATTATACAATGAACCAATCATATTCTTTGAATAGCTTAAATTACAGTAGTATCTTCTTTTATCAAACATAACTTACCATGTGTAACAGTAATACATGTGACATTTCGTGGGCTAAAATAAATGTCAATTGATCTTCATTTTGTACTACTTTAAAAATACCAGAACAAACAATGATCTGTCCACgctgaaacattaaaaaataatgcatcatttcaatttcgaataaaaagttattttttgttataaaaataaaataatatttcatactggTGTAACCATTGCAGTAGGAAATGGAAGATCCACTACGGTGATGGACCATGCTCTATCttcaaaaatttttttattagaatttgtcAATTTCCATAGTACCCTTTCAATCTTCCTATATACAGGATCGTGCGGTGGTATTATTTCATTCTTGAACACctttaataattgcataatttgtgaatatgttattatataaaagtgttttattacatatttatgatGTGTCTGATTACGCactaatgttaaatatctatCTTCAAAGTCAGCCTGCtgacttttattaaatattatgaaacgtCGACGTTTTTCTATCGGATCTCTTTCTAAATGTGTTAagtaatacattaataaaactaaaaagaaaATGCTCAGAgaacctgaaaaaataaatatcaaacattttttacattataattatggTTTATTTCTATTGATAATTAGCAAAAAAATTGACAATGCAGTAATCCATGTAAAACAAACAAGGGAAGGgatgatataaaaaaaaagatacatGTACTTGATACAAActtaaaaacgaaaagaaagaataacTTAGTGGATCATAAATTATCTACCATAGAAcacatttcttcttttccaataCCATGctttgatttcttgctgttGTATTGGATTCAAAGATAACCACCAACGTCTTGTATGATGCCCACTAAATATACTACAAAGTTTCATAGCAAAACATATCCCTTCCACGCCATAAATTGACAACTGTAATTTCTGTGTATTATGGAAATTTGctctttgatattttaaatgttgCCACCTTTTCTCAGACTCTTTTGATCGAAGAAAAGATATTTCAGGAAGATTTCTTCCATACGAGAGACTTCTCGTGCTACAGATCATTGTTCTAATGGTTGTATGTTGAAGGTGTTTGAGgtatattttctttacaaaataaaacatgTTTCTGTATATATATCTCTTTCGTATAAGTAATTTTCTTTACATcagataattattataacgGTTCAAAGAATATATAGTATATCCAACTCTATAATTAAGCATAACAGTTAAAATATCATCACATTTTAGTAAACGTTCATACAATTACAATTCTAACTTGCTTAGAGATGATTTACAAAGGCTGACAATATTAACAAGCAAAATCCCAGTCTTGTATATTGAAACATTATGCTTCCTGCTACACCATATTTAAGTGCGGTATGGAACATTCGctttgtgaaaaatattgttataagatGTAACCAAACAGGTCGTGTTCGTATCCTTTGGTTTCCCACAGGTGTTACTGATGTATGTTGGTACTTTTCATTGTTCAAGTTTGAAACTGTGTCCATTCGTTCCATATAAAGTTGAAGAATACTGAAGTCATAAAACAGtctgttaataatgtattattattgaagCATTCAATCGTTATTTGCTGTTAAATTATTACTTACACTTATCTcacaataatttcattcaacTGTATACAAATCTCTCATTGTTCGATGACAATGTAAATATAACACTTGAAACGAAAAGAAGCACGGTTAATAGTTTTCATTAaggttatgaaataaaattctttttttttacatttttactcaCCTCGGTGCACACGTTCTTAAAAATGTAAGTACGTTGCGTACAACGTATGAAAGCATAAAATTGTAGCGATATCTTtatgaaacgaaaaagaataaattgtGAATATAATTCAGCGTCGAATGTTTTTCGCAAAGGTATTAGTACGCGTTGATGTATCAGCTGACATGTGTCAAAGGCAGCCGCATTGCTCTTCCTTCTATAGTTGTTCGACAGTCAGTATTTTTAGGCGCTTCCTTAAGAATAACCGCACGCCTACAGCTTATTCGACGTTGCGCACGgaatatgaaaaaatttatttctatattaatgaaaaaaccGTTGACGTACTTGAACAAGTTCTCACAATCCAAATCTCAATTAGCTATGAACGTTGTTGACAATCCTTAGTAATACAAAAAGCTGTATCGCGTCAAGTTACgattaatcatttctttcgAAATGATTGTTATTTGAATTTCCAGTTATTTCTCCTTCGATATAGAAAGAATTCTTCTcacatttcttttatatatatatatatatatatatatatatatatatatatatatatatatatatatatatatatatatgtattctgCAAACGTAAatcttatttaaatatattattccagTCCAAAGTTAAAGAGACTACGTAGTATTGTCACGAATCCATATTTGTAAAGACCACCGAGGTACGTCACAAGGTTACGAACAATATTAGTTTCAGGTCGATCGGTAAATCGGGCgagaaagatatttaataatttttttaattaacctcAAATTGACGACGGGAGTTCAGAAGATAGGTACAATacgttttattttcaataaattctgtCGTCCTTTTAATGTACTGATCTACGGACGATTTGGAAATCATTGCGTGATTGACATCAAGGAACGGTATCGTATCGAAACAAGGGCGCTACGATTGAAcgttgtttaatatttcatgtattcattgttttataaataatcgaaACGTATTTATCGAGCCTGACAGGAAATGCATCGGCGCTCAAATCGGTTTCATCGAACATTGGATGTAACAATGGTGAAATTTCTAGGAACTGCACCAATACGGCAAGCACAGGGCTGGCCACGAATAATGATTCGCGATGAAACTTTGATTCTTCATCCGTGATAAATGATCAACCTTTATTGTAAACCCATTGTTCCCAAAGTAAAAACTGACATCCTTCGTTCGCAATATAGTATCTCAAGCTCTTTTATTTCTGCGCAAAACCAACTTCATCGGTAATAGTGAAATTGCagtatttaaagtaattttttttctaaaaatgactggacaaatacaattaatattttacagatCGCTCGAGCATACGAATTCAAAACCCAGTCCCGCGTGAAATCTGCTTGACCCTTTTGCAACGTTTCCTTCTGAGACGTTGAAAGGAGTCTTTTGTATTCTATCGGATAcaaatttgattattaaatacCACATAAACCACATACCATGGACATTTACAAGTCTACCTGGCCGAACATCTAAGTGTCCACTAGGTTCACACAGTCTCGTCGAAATCGGTGCGTAACGTATCGAGGGGGTCCCCTTGTTAGGAGCATCCTGTAAAACAGGGGTTCGTTCGGTGTGCGTTGTATTCTCTGTCGGTTGCAGCTCGCGGTCCAAGGATGCATGTATGTATTTGTGCGAGTTTCCATGCATAGGAACGTCGGGTTTGCGCGTGCGTGTTCACGCGTGTGTGCACGCGGTCCGGCTACGGGTACGTTTGCTAGTGTCAGAGATCCGTGCGCaggtgtgtgcgtgtgtatgtCCATCATGAGTCAGAGCAGCCATGGTCGGTCTGTGTTTCGTAATTAATTCTCTTCGTTGACGAGAAAAATGCGAGTCTAGCCCCCGGGAGCACGATACCTGCACGTTCCCGGGCCGCGCTTGTCCGCAGAGGACATGCTCGTTGTGCCCGGTAAATCGCGCATCTTTCATCATTCTTCACCTCCCGCTCACGGCTCTGCTTTGCTCTTGTATCTACCGTGTGCGGTGCGTCCGAGTGTTTTCGCGTGTGTTTCGCTTCTCTTGTTTCTCACGATAGACGACGTCTCTCCCGTAACCCGGTTCTCTTCTATCCCGGGGCTCTCGTCTGTCTTTCCTCCGTTGGAGCAGGTACTTTGAGGACACACCACCTAGTACCTCGGTCCTTTCTCGCGATCGACCGATCCCGCCTTCCTCTCCTATCCTGCATTCTCTTCTTATATGTATGCTACGAATTTTCATAGAATAGCACGGGAAGGAAAGGTGGTGCGGTTCGTGGCAGCGTTTTTCAGCTTCCGTGGACCACGGTCACGAATGCCCTTCGTGGATACTCCGATATCGGTCTTTCCACGGTGACGATCGAACCTTCACGGGAAAGAATGGACTGCGAATGCATCGGCGGTCTTGCTGATCGGACTCGCCTTTTATTTGCTGTTTTATTCTGCGAATAAAACGGCTCGAGTCAGGTACACACCTTGTACCCattttctttggaatatttCGAGAATTCTACgttgttttatttgttgttattgttgttgttgttgttgttgttgttgttgttgttgttatgtACTTGAGGTGTACCTGTCACTTTTAGGTAACTTAAATCTTTGGGTGAAACTATTGTGGGAGAATCATGGATCAAAACAGGAACAGACCCAGTAGACCCCGTCTTCGGaatcatggcaattctgccagggCCCTTGTATTCGATCAAACCGAAAGCGAGGAATCCGTTGGTAGTGCCGAAGCTGATGTACAAAAGCGTCCAATACCGTTCAAAATGGAAAGCAAAGAGGCTCCAGTCCGACCTGGTTTGTGCATTGTTGTAAGCAAGCGTCATTCTACTTTTCATGGTTTTTCACTGTTTAATGGTTTTAGTAAGCGGAGAGCTGTCGAATTTGGTTCGAATGAGGAACTCTGCTATTGGGAAGTCTGCGCCTTCTTTGTCTGTTCATGTGGTTAGGAATTTTATATTAGTTAATGATATCATAACTTATgttacaattgatatatatgtatttatatgtatataccttTTTTTACAGCGTGATTTTAACATTCCTAGGCGGGCTGCCAAAGCAGCTCATCGTAAATCTTTCATTGCAACAACATCTCCTACTTTACCACGTTGTCATTCACCACTGTCAGGTATGTAAACATTAATGGTGCTGATTCTTCTTCTTTAAATGTTAAATCATATTTCATCCGTTTgacattatatatttcattagcAAATATATCATGCTATGAAAGTATGTCTAGTAACAGCGACTAAAGAGGTGTAAATACATAATGCTCGGTTATGAGTGACTACGAGTACTATGTATTTAGTAATCACATTATATAAGTGTTCTGGCACAACTTTATTCAAGATTTTAATGGAGATATATATggatatatacacatatatacttatatatatgtctatgtttacACTATAGTAATACAGCTGTTACAGTTTGCAAGTATTACACGCAATAAGTTTATTTGCAAGCGTGTTAGAACTAGAACATATAAACAACTCTGTCCTGAAACAGCAtcctaaaaaattcattttcatccaCTTAGAAGCGtgtttatttacattgtttacGTCTTTCAACTACAATAgatgattaatttcttttactgCTTGTTTCCCAATATAGCATTCGTCCCGATTGTTGTAGGCAGTCCCCTAGAGAGTCCTAGGATGTCATCCAGTCCACATTTTGCTTTTGCTCCAATTAAAAGGTATCTACTTCGTGCCTACTTTTAGTCTGTTTATATCTGGTCTGATTGCCTATGTAAGTAGGTGTCGCCATTGTgagcattatatttttaatacattattaatagtaaagaaAAACACAAAATGCCAATGCAGGCACTAAGCTGTATAATCTTTCAAAAGAAACGAAGGATGTGGCTGTAAGATTTTTTCTTGTATTATAACAAAGTTACTGTCTCCGTGTGTTAGATGTATTGAATAGAATTATTTGTTTG
The window above is part of the Nomia melanderi isolate GNS246 chromosome 2, iyNomMela1, whole genome shotgun sequence genome. Proteins encoded here:
- the LOC143176903 gene encoding metalloendopeptidase OMA1, mitochondrial-like isoform X1, giving the protein MFYFVKKIYLKHLQHTTIRTMICSTRSLSYGRNLPEISFLRSKESEKRWQHLKYQRANFHNTQKLQLSIYGVEGICFAMKLCSIFSGHHTRRWWLSLNPIQQQEIKAWYWKRRNVFYGSLSIFFLVLLMYYLTHLERDPIEKRRRFIIFNKSQQADFEDRYLTLVFKNEIIPPHDPVYRKIERVLWKLTNSNKKIFEDRAWSITVVDLPFPTAMVTPRGQIIVCSGIFKVVQNEDQLTFILAHEMSHVLLLHMIERYSYKVLMTAVFVIPLFLMWACHSSWKAILLYLETNFLYNVFLSLPYMRRKEMEADIVGLQLSARSCINLKEVLTFWKNMKKYLDLTGQSKYEMPTFLMTHPNIKSRMEELVRQMPKAVDLQNQVGCPNSSIIRAAEKFALN
- the LOC143176903 gene encoding metalloendopeptidase OMA1, mitochondrial-like isoform X2, which encodes MCSMVFKNEIIPPHDPVYRKIERVLWKLTNSNKKIFEDRAWSITVVDLPFPTAMVTPRGQIIVCSGIFKVVQNEDQLTFILAHEMSHVLLLHMIERYSYKVLMTAVFVIPLFLMWACHSSWKAILLYLETNFLYNVFLSLPYMRRKEMEADIVGLQLSARSCINLKEVLTFWKNMKKYLDLTGQSKYEMPTFLMTHPNIKSRMEELVRQMPKAVDLQNQVGCPNSSIIRAAEKFALN